aggctgctggggctggccctgTGACCAAtgtgccaccagctcctgggtcACAGGTCCTGAGGACAACGTGGCTCCTGCGGTCATGCACTGATGGCACCAGTGACAACTGGAAAGCCACCAGGTGAGCGGGGCAGAGGCACGGGCCCTGGGCAGCAACCTGGTGGGCACAGTGCTCTACACCCCTGGCACCAGAGAGGGACACAGAGGCATGTGTGTCCCCCACAGGGCCACCGTTACGTTTCCCCCTCCGTCCCTGCAGGGTTGGCACCAAATCTTCACCTCCCTGCGCCCCTTGGCATGAGGGTGACCCCGTGGGGTCCCAGGCCGGTGACGATGTGCTGGATCCCGTGACCCCTGCCCTGTGGCGTGCCGGCACCAGCAGTGGCGCCCACGTCACGGCGTCCCCTGTGCCACCACAGGCGGTGGCCCGTCACCAGCGGGTGACCCTTGGCAGGAGGCCCAGAGGCACCACGCAGCCCCCGCCGCTATAAACGGGACCGAGCGGGGCTGGAGCTGCGCAGGCAGAGCCTGGCCCCGGCAGGCACGGCCATGGGGAGCCTccgctgctgcctcctgctcgcCCTGGCCCTGCTCGGCCTCCGGCCCGCTGCTGCCGGGAAGGTGAGGGCTGCTGGGGGCCTGCCggccgtgccatgccgtgccgaGCTGTGCCAAGccgtgctgagctgtgctgtcGCAGGGGTGCAGCGCGTGTGGCTGTGGGGTTGCATGGCTTTGGGGATGCATGCTTtcgccgtgccgtgccgtgccacaCCGCCCTGTGCTGTCCCCCGGTCCCCAGTGTGACCTGCAGGGCCTCTGGAGGAACGAGCTAGGCTCCAACATGACCCTCCTGGCCTTGGACATGGATGGGACCTTCTCTGGCTCCTACCACACCGCGGTGGCAGCCACCGACAAGCAGATCCTGGTGTCGCCCCTGcaaggagccctgcagccccccggcaccAAGGGGCAGCAGCCCACCTTCGGCTTCACCGTGCAGTGGCAGTTTGCAGGTATGGCAGCACCGGCATGGTCCCGGGGCAGCCAGTGAGcgctgtctgtctgtctgtctgtctgcctgtctgttGGGGGGGGTTGGTAGGACTCTCCGTCTGCCCTGGCAATGGGGAAGGGGTGTCTGCCCACCTGGGGAAGGTGGCCGGGGTATTCATCTGTTTGTCGGTGGGAAAGGGCAGGGCTGCTGTCCAAAAATCTGTCCGGGTGACGGGGAAGACTTGCACCCCAGGCGCATGGCAGGgaggtctgtctgtctgcacaGGGCGCGTGGCAGGGCCTCTCTGTCGGAGGGAGGCGACCGAGGTTCCCCCGCTCGGAGCCACCAGCACTGAGCCCCCCTCTGCCCCCGTTTCACCCCGCACAGACTCCACCACCGTCTTTGTGGGCCAGTGCTTCGTGGACCGCCGTGGGAAGGAGACGCTGGAGACCGCCTGGCTCCTGCGGGAAGGGGTCCCCTCCCGCAGGGACGTCTGGAAGGCCACCAGGTGAGCCCGGCCCTCGCTGCCACCCATGCAGCACCCGCTCCCACCCCACTGACCCTGCTCCCCCTCAGGGTTGGCACCTCCGTCTTCACTCGCATCAAGTGACGGGGACCCAGCCGCCTGTGCCACGCGGTCCTGGGGctctctgctgtcctgctgcctgccggatccctcccagtgcctcccagtgcttcccagtgcctcccagtgaCCCCGCACCACGAGCCTAATAAACCCTCCTGCGCTCAGCAGAGCTTTGCCCTGTGTGTCTCTGTCACTCCCCTGCGGCCGAGCGTGGTGGAGGAGGCGGGCACAGGTCTGTCCCCTTAGCAGGGACACGAGGCTGTGACACGGCCATCGAGGAGTTTATTCCcctggcagcacccagggcacACCTGGCTGT
The genomic region above belongs to Oxyura jamaicensis isolate SHBP4307 breed ruddy duck chromosome Z, BPBGC_Ojam_1.0, whole genome shotgun sequence and contains:
- the LOC118156393 gene encoding avidin-like isoform X1: MGSLRCCLLLALALLGLRPAAAGKCDLQGLWRNELGSNMTLLALDMDGTFSGSYHTAVAATDKQILVSPLQGALQPPGTKGQQPTFGFTVQWQFADSTTVFVGQCFVDRRGKETLETAWLLREGVPSRRDVWKATRVGTSVFTRIK
- the LOC118156393 gene encoding avidin-like isoform X2: MTLLALDMDGTFSGSYHTAVAATDKQILVSPLQGALQPPGTKGQQPTFGFTVQWQFADSTTVFVGQCFVDRRGKETLETAWLLREGVPSRRDVWKATRVGTSVFTRIK